From the Nodularia sphaerocarpa UHCC 0038 genome, the window ATGGGATATAAATAAAGCTGACAGCAATTTTGTTAAGCATGGTGTTAGATTTGAAGAAGCAGCCGAGGCATTTTTTGATCCTTTTTATCAGGAGGGAGATGCAAGTGCTAATAATGAACAGCGCGATTTTATTTTGGGGTATTCATTATCACAACGTTTATTGTTAGTCGTTTATGTAGATAAAAAATCACGAAAAAGAATTATTTCTGCTCGTCCTGCTACAAAATTTGAAAGGAGATTATATGAGCAATAATCACGAAGAATTAAAATTACAACTGCGTCCCCGTGCGACAGAAGTCGTTTCTCTGAATATACCAACAGATACTTTAGCATCGCTGAAA encodes:
- a CDS encoding BrnT family toxin produces the protein MNCVYRIQGIEFEWDINKADSNFVKHGVRFEEAAEAFFDPFYQEGDASANNEQRDFILGYSLSQRLLLVVYVDKKSRKRIISARPATKFERRLYEQ